The following proteins are co-located in the Paenibacillus sp. JNUCC32 genome:
- a CDS encoding xanthine phosphoribosyltransferase → MDWLKERIVKEGVVLSDQVLKLDALLTHQVDPALIMDMGREFAARFKESGVTKVVTLESSGISVAFAAALELGVPMVFARRKKTLLADPDALCERVPSFTKGIVTDIMVSRQFIGEGDKVLFIDDIIANGDAARGLIKIIDRAGAELIGLGVVIEKSFQAGARTLREQHVHVESLVTISSLEGGKISFS, encoded by the coding sequence ATGGATTGGTTAAAGGAGCGGATTGTTAAAGAAGGCGTCGTGTTGTCGGATCAGGTGCTGAAGCTGGATGCCCTGCTGACGCATCAGGTTGATCCGGCATTGATTATGGACATGGGCCGGGAATTTGCGGCGAGATTTAAAGAGAGCGGCGTGACCAAGGTCGTTACGCTGGAATCCTCCGGCATATCGGTTGCCTTTGCCGCAGCGCTTGAATTGGGAGTCCCCATGGTATTCGCCCGGCGCAAAAAAACGCTGCTCGCCGATCCAGACGCCTTGTGCGAGCGGGTGCCGTCTTTCACCAAAGGCATTGTCACGGATATCATGGTGTCGCGCCAGTTTATCGGCGAGGGCGATAAAGTGCTCTTCATCGATGACATTATTGCAAACGGAGACGCCGCGAGAGGGCTGATCAAAATCATTGATCGGGCCGGGGCGGAATTAATCGGGCTTGGCGTTGTGATCGAAAAGAGTTTCCAAGCCGGGGCGAGAACGCTGCGCGAACAGCATGTTCACGTGGAATCGCTTGTCACCATATCGTCGCTTGAGGGTGGGAAGATTTCGTTCAGCTAA